In Microbacterium pumilum, the following proteins share a genomic window:
- a CDS encoding NADP-dependent oxidoreductase — translation MASAIVYTEFGGPEVLHPIEIPDPIPGEGEVAIHVEAAGVNPIEWKIRAGFRPSDPIAEPRRIGGDGAGVITAVGEGVDGFRPGQTVVFFGASGAYASDVVVAASRVTPRPPQVSAAEGAALGIPAGTAYQTLRSLGVGTGDTLLVHAGSGTVGQTVIQYAVLWGATVIATSSELRFDRIRQLGATPVAYGEGLADRVREAAPQGISVSIDLAGTDEALQTSLDLVADRDRIATLVRGRDAASLGIRAFSGGSPVPLTAQQLAWRAEAVPVTLALMAAGRFSVELGPSFPLADAAEAHRVGQAGAAGKIALIP, via the coding sequence ATGGCGAGCGCAATCGTGTACACCGAGTTCGGCGGACCCGAGGTCCTGCATCCCATCGAGATCCCCGACCCGATCCCTGGCGAGGGCGAGGTTGCGATCCACGTCGAGGCGGCAGGGGTGAATCCGATCGAGTGGAAGATCCGTGCGGGCTTCCGACCGTCCGACCCGATCGCCGAGCCGCGCCGTATCGGCGGTGACGGCGCCGGCGTCATCACGGCCGTCGGCGAAGGCGTGGACGGCTTCCGCCCTGGCCAGACCGTCGTCTTCTTCGGGGCCTCTGGTGCCTACGCATCCGACGTCGTCGTCGCGGCGTCCCGCGTCACTCCTCGGCCCCCGCAAGTGAGTGCCGCCGAGGGTGCCGCGCTCGGCATCCCCGCCGGGACCGCCTACCAGACTCTGCGCTCGCTCGGCGTCGGCACAGGCGACACCCTGCTGGTGCACGCCGGCTCGGGCACCGTCGGCCAGACCGTCATCCAGTACGCCGTGCTGTGGGGTGCCACCGTCATCGCGACATCGTCCGAGTTGCGGTTCGATCGCATCCGCCAGCTGGGCGCGACCCCGGTCGCGTACGGCGAGGGTCTGGCGGACCGGGTGCGCGAGGCGGCGCCGCAGGGCATCAGCGTCTCGATCGATCTGGCGGGCACCGACGAGGCGCTGCAGACGTCGCTCGACCTCGTGGCCGATCGCGATCGCATCGCGACGCTCGTGCGAGGGCGGGATGCCGCATCCCTCGGCATTCGCGCATTCTCAGGCGGATCGCCCGTCCCCCTCACCGCACAGCAGCTCGCATGGCGCGCCGAGGCGGTGCCGGTGACCCTCGCCCTGATGGCGGCGGGGCGGTTCTCGGTCGAACTGGGCCCGTCCTTCCCCCTCGCGGATGCCGCAGAGGCCCATCGAGTGGGGCAGGCCGGCGCCGCCGGCAAGATCGCCCTCATTCCGTAG
- a CDS encoding aldo/keto reductase → MASIPQILLNDGHSIPQLGYGVFKVPPADTERAVAEALEVGYRHIDTAAIYGNEEGVGAAIAVSGIPRDELFVTTKLWNTRHDGDQPHEAIAESLAKLGLSQVDLYLVHWPTPAADNYVHAWQKLIEIRDAGLARSIGVSNHLVPHLERIVAETGVVPAVDQIELHPAHQQRDVTDWAAAHDVKIEAWGPLGQGKYDLFGTSPVADAARAHGKTPAQAVLRWHLQKGFIVFPKSVRRERLAENLDVFDFELSDAEVAAIDGIDPGDGMGRVSAHPDEVN, encoded by the coding sequence ATGGCATCCATCCCCCAGATCCTTCTCAACGACGGTCACAGCATTCCGCAGCTCGGCTACGGCGTCTTCAAGGTTCCGCCGGCAGACACCGAGCGGGCGGTCGCCGAAGCTCTCGAGGTCGGCTACCGGCACATCGACACGGCGGCGATCTACGGCAACGAAGAGGGTGTGGGCGCGGCCATCGCCGTGAGCGGCATCCCGCGTGATGAGCTCTTCGTCACCACGAAGCTCTGGAACACCCGGCACGACGGTGACCAGCCGCACGAGGCCATCGCCGAGAGCCTTGCCAAGCTGGGTCTTTCACAGGTCGACCTCTACCTCGTGCACTGGCCGACCCCCGCCGCCGACAACTACGTGCACGCGTGGCAGAAGCTGATCGAGATCCGGGATGCCGGACTCGCGCGCAGCATCGGCGTCTCGAACCATCTGGTGCCGCACCTGGAGCGCATCGTCGCCGAGACCGGCGTCGTTCCCGCCGTCGACCAGATCGAGCTCCACCCCGCTCACCAGCAACGGGATGTCACCGACTGGGCCGCTGCCCACGACGTGAAGATCGAGGCATGGGGTCCGCTCGGTCAGGGCAAGTACGACCTGTTCGGCACCTCCCCGGTCGCTGACGCCGCGCGGGCGCACGGCAAGACGCCCGCCCAGGCGGTGCTTCGCTGGCATCTGCAGAAGGGCTTCATCGTCTTCCCGAAGTCGGTGCGGCGCGAACGGCTCGCAGAGAACCTCGACGTGTTCGACTTCGAGCTCAGCGATGCCGAGGTGGCGGCGATCGATGGCATCGACCCGGGGGACGGTATGGGACGTGTGAGCGCCCACCCCGACGAGGTGAACTGA
- a CDS encoding O-acetylhomoserine aminocarboxypropyltransferase/cysteine synthase family protein, with translation MPETPRSFATTQVQAGYRPGVAENTAVPPIHQSNAFEFASLSEARDLFALRRDGNIYSRAANPTVLVFERRVAELEGGIAAAAVASGQAAVAIALLALAKQGEHIVAARQLYGGTVDLLQDTFADWGIEVTFVDQDDLDAWAAAARPQTRAFFAESITNPIAQVLDVRAVSDIAHRAGVPLVIDSTVSTPYLQRVKDVGADIAVHSATKFLGGHGTSLGGVIVDLGTFDFAAEPERWPQLTGPYRRVPGGSLVERFGETGSPFVTLVKTKYVHDLGPSLSAFNAFQLLQGLETLDLRVARHTESALGVARFLEHHPAVARVHHPGLESSPWHELALTYLPRGAGSVFSFDLQSTGDDDEDFARVEEFIDRLRVVRLVANIGDARSLVAHPASMTHSHMTPTQLAQAGIGPTTVRLSIGLEDLGDILADFETALAGALVPELDQLDAISAR, from the coding sequence ATGCCCGAGACCCCGCGTTCTTTCGCGACGACGCAGGTGCAGGCGGGGTACCGGCCCGGTGTCGCCGAGAACACCGCGGTGCCCCCCATCCACCAGTCGAACGCGTTCGAGTTCGCCTCGCTGAGCGAGGCGCGCGACCTGTTCGCGCTCCGCCGCGACGGCAACATCTACAGCCGCGCCGCGAATCCGACTGTCCTGGTCTTCGAGCGCCGCGTGGCCGAGCTCGAAGGCGGCATCGCGGCTGCGGCCGTCGCATCCGGGCAGGCCGCCGTCGCGATCGCCCTCTTGGCGCTCGCAAAGCAGGGCGAGCACATCGTCGCCGCCCGTCAGCTCTACGGCGGCACCGTGGATCTGCTGCAGGACACCTTCGCGGATTGGGGCATCGAGGTCACGTTCGTCGATCAGGACGACCTGGACGCGTGGGCCGCCGCGGCGCGACCGCAGACGCGGGCCTTCTTCGCGGAGTCCATCACCAACCCGATCGCCCAGGTGCTCGACGTGCGGGCGGTGTCCGACATCGCCCACCGCGCGGGGGTGCCGCTCGTGATCGACAGCACGGTCTCGACTCCCTACCTGCAGCGCGTGAAGGATGTCGGCGCCGACATCGCGGTGCACTCCGCGACGAAGTTCCTCGGCGGACACGGCACGTCGCTCGGCGGCGTCATCGTCGATCTCGGCACCTTCGACTTCGCCGCGGAGCCTGAGCGCTGGCCGCAGCTGACCGGACCGTACCGCCGCGTGCCCGGCGGCAGCCTCGTCGAGCGCTTCGGCGAGACCGGGTCGCCGTTCGTGACGCTGGTCAAGACCAAGTACGTGCACGACCTCGGTCCGTCTCTCTCCGCGTTCAACGCCTTTCAGCTGCTGCAGGGCCTCGAAACCCTCGACCTGCGCGTCGCGCGCCACACTGAGAGCGCGCTCGGAGTCGCACGCTTCCTCGAGCACCATCCGGCCGTCGCGCGCGTGCACCATCCTGGTCTGGAGTCGAGCCCGTGGCACGAGCTGGCGCTCACCTACCTGCCACGCGGCGCGGGGTCGGTGTTCTCGTTCGATCTGCAGTCGACCGGCGACGATGACGAGGACTTCGCGCGCGTCGAGGAGTTCATCGATCGCCTCCGGGTCGTTCGTCTCGTCGCGAACATCGGCGACGCACGCAGCCTCGTCGCGCACCCCGCCTCGATGACCCACAGCCATATGACCCCGACGCAGCTGGCCCAGGCCGGTATCGGCCCGACAACGGTGCGGCTGTCGATCGGTCTCGAGGATCTCGGCGACATCCTGGCCGACTTCGAGACCGCCCTCGCCGGGGCGCTCGTGCCCGAGCTCGATCAGCTCGACGCGATCAGCGCGCGGTAG
- a CDS encoding glycoside hydrolase family 15 protein, protein MSLPASPFPPIADYAFLSNCHTGALIAPDGSVDWLCVPAFDSPSAFGNLLDRGAGSFRFGPYGINVPTQRTYVPGTNVLTTTWHTPSGWLVVHDALTVGPSNGADHVTPHTRPPADDDAEHVLVRLVECLEGSVEVELVCEPAFDYGREPATWSLVDDDRHAADATGAGQTFRLSSDLSIGIEGSSARARHTISKGQKAFCALSWAEEFASPADVDDAAERIARTVDFWRRWLSRARIPDHALRHPLERSALTIKGLTYMPTGATVAALTTSLPETPGGERNWDYRYTWMRDTTFTLQALHFLNLDWEADEFMQFVADLEPNEDGGLQIMYGIDGRRDLTETTRDELSGYEGAKPVRLGNGAYDQRQNDVYGAVLDSLLLHTRRSEHLPRRLWPLVKSQAEGALASWREPDQGIWEARGAPQHYVSSKLMGWVALDRAAKLAAIRDDPELEKTWADAAEEIRADILEHGVSKRGVFRQHYDTDALDASTLLSAIFGFLPGTDERMKNTVDAIGSELTEHGFVLRYVTGETDDGLSGKEGTFLICSFWLVSALSIVGERQQATDLLERLLRIASPLGLYAEEFEVDRARHLGNFPQAFSHLALIEAAARIILADRLDELSL, encoded by the coding sequence ATGAGCCTGCCGGCGTCGCCGTTCCCGCCGATCGCCGACTATGCGTTCCTCTCGAACTGCCACACCGGGGCCCTGATCGCACCTGACGGATCGGTGGACTGGCTGTGCGTGCCCGCCTTCGACTCGCCGAGCGCGTTCGGCAATCTGCTCGACCGCGGCGCGGGATCGTTCCGCTTCGGCCCCTACGGCATCAACGTCCCCACCCAGCGCACGTACGTACCGGGCACGAACGTGCTCACCACGACGTGGCACACGCCCAGCGGGTGGCTCGTGGTGCACGATGCCCTCACGGTGGGGCCGAGCAACGGGGCCGACCACGTGACCCCGCACACCAGGCCACCGGCGGACGATGACGCCGAGCACGTCCTCGTGCGACTCGTGGAATGTCTCGAAGGGTCGGTCGAGGTCGAACTCGTCTGCGAGCCCGCGTTCGACTACGGGCGCGAGCCGGCCACGTGGTCCCTCGTCGATGACGACCGCCACGCCGCCGATGCCACGGGCGCCGGCCAGACGTTCCGACTGAGCAGCGACCTCTCGATCGGGATCGAGGGCAGTTCGGCGCGAGCGCGTCACACGATCTCGAAGGGCCAGAAAGCGTTCTGCGCTCTCTCATGGGCCGAGGAGTTCGCCTCGCCTGCTGACGTCGACGACGCCGCCGAGCGGATCGCGCGAACCGTGGACTTCTGGCGGCGGTGGCTCTCCCGCGCGCGCATCCCCGACCACGCGCTCCGACACCCGCTGGAGAGATCGGCGCTCACCATCAAGGGCCTGACCTACATGCCGACCGGCGCCACCGTGGCAGCGCTGACCACCTCGCTGCCGGAGACCCCCGGCGGAGAGCGCAACTGGGACTACCGCTACACCTGGATGCGCGACACCACGTTCACGCTCCAGGCGCTGCATTTCCTCAACCTGGACTGGGAAGCCGACGAGTTCATGCAGTTCGTCGCCGACCTGGAGCCGAATGAGGACGGCGGCCTGCAGATCATGTACGGCATCGACGGCAGACGCGACCTCACCGAGACGACCCGCGACGAACTATCCGGCTACGAGGGCGCGAAGCCCGTCCGGCTCGGCAACGGCGCATACGACCAGCGCCAGAACGACGTCTACGGCGCCGTCCTGGACTCGCTGCTGCTGCACACCCGGCGCAGCGAGCACCTGCCCCGCCGACTCTGGCCTCTGGTGAAATCCCAGGCCGAAGGCGCGCTGGCGTCCTGGCGTGAGCCCGACCAGGGCATCTGGGAGGCACGCGGAGCGCCGCAGCACTACGTGTCGTCCAAGCTCATGGGCTGGGTCGCGCTCGATCGCGCTGCCAAACTCGCCGCCATCCGCGACGACCCCGAGCTCGAGAAGACCTGGGCCGACGCAGCCGAAGAGATCCGCGCCGACATCCTCGAGCACGGCGTCAGCAAGCGCGGCGTGTTCCGCCAGCACTACGACACCGACGCACTGGACGCCTCCACGCTGCTCTCGGCGATCTTCGGCTTCCTCCCCGGCACCGACGAACGCATGAAGAACACCGTCGACGCCATCGGCTCCGAACTCACCGAGCACGGCTTCGTGCTGCGCTACGTCACCGGCGAGACCGACGACGGACTGTCCGGCAAAGAGGGAACATTCCTGATCTGCTCCTTCTGGCTCGTCTCAGCGCTGTCGATCGTCGGCGAACGCCAGCAGGCAACCGATCTGCTGGAGAGGCTGCTGCGGATCGCGTCGCCGCTGGGCCTGTACGCCGAGGAGTTCGAGGTAGACCGTGCACGACACCTCGGGAACTTCCCGCAGGCCTTCTCCCACCTCGCACTCATCGAGGCCGCGGCCCGGATCATCCTCGCCGACCGCCTCGACGAGCTGTCGCTGTAG
- a CDS encoding DUF3418 domain-containing protein encodes MPAPEPVIVYPPELPVSAARDEIAHAIRDNQVVIVAGATGSGKTTQLPKICLELGRTRIAHTQPRRIAARTIAERIAEEMQVPLGSTVGYKVRFTDKVSEDTRVALMTDGILLNEIHRDRLLRRYDTIIVDEAHERSLNVDFLIGYLRRILPKRPDLRVIVTSATIDPESFAKHFSDAAGGPAPIIEVSGRTYPVEIRYRPPTESSTTPADGDDVDGIVAALRELDREPAGDVLVFLPGEAEIRDAADAVRGMYAKDAAPTEVLPLYGRLSSAEQHRVFERSSIPGVRRRVILATNVAETSLTVPGIRYVVDTGSARISRYSNRTKIQQLPIEAISQASAQQRSGRAGRTAPGIAIRLYAEEDFATRDEFTEPEILRTSLASVILQMLSLGFGDISAFPFLTPPDSRGVKAALELLVELGAVRLSTGSATGGRSVSALRRAQEPRSDETKRDTDSTSTSTSLTDLGREIARLPIDPRFARILIEAKRVGVLPDVLAIVAGLSIQDVRERPEERREEADRMHARFTDPTSDFLSLLNLWNHLQEQQAALGSSAFRRLCRAEHLNYVRVREWADVHRQLGALVGAPRRTAERIPSAAAPGDAADQIHRAILSGLLSHIGILDERTAPQHKRQGAGGDAKRRPDPRGNDYMGARGTRFAIFPGSGLRKKRPSAVMAAELVETSRLFARTVASIDPAWAEDLAGDLAKRQLSEPHWSKAAGAASAYQKVTLFGVEIIPRRRVQLARFDRPFARELFVRHALVEGDWDVTHLDKRLTAFERRNLELRRRLEKIEERERRRDILVGDEAVFRFYDARIPRDVFDARSFETWWQDAATRTPRLLDMTEADLVDEASRGDERDFPARWHQSDQVLSLAYRFEPGASDDGVTAIVPLALLAQLRPEGFDWQVPGMRDELIAALLRSLPKPIRRNVVPAADWAAKFSDELAGQGPESHDGVPPTRLLDALATRIQRVANQPVTAADFDLERVPGHLRISFRAVDERGRPVGTDRDLGALQSRLAGRARDSVAKSLARADSPPSPESPRSLSKQSETKRPTPRAHADSGFAERSGLTEWSFGELPEVVDTRVAGGVVRGYPALVDEGATVALRIESTPEAAASATKAGARRLLLLSVPSPSAYVLDHLTANEKLALAASPYPSAKALVEDCRVAVADAVIARTGLNGAPPQTPGSLTHALNGAPPQTPRSLTHAPGGVIRTRAAFDAARDALSAVVVDELFQAVSLTARILTAAREVDRALRAQNSLTLLGALNDVKGQVAGLVFSGFVSRTGIARLPHLHRYLQGALERVRVLGDNAGRDRQRMSEFERVATLYTEAGGTVPLPEDASPALAHARWLLEEYRVSLFAQQLGTAEPVSPQRIQKALRE; translated from the coding sequence ATGCCTGCGCCCGAACCCGTCATCGTCTATCCGCCGGAGCTGCCCGTCAGCGCAGCGCGCGACGAGATCGCGCACGCCATCCGCGACAACCAGGTCGTCATCGTGGCCGGAGCGACCGGGTCGGGCAAGACTACGCAGCTGCCGAAGATCTGCCTCGAACTCGGCCGCACCCGCATCGCCCACACCCAGCCGCGCCGGATCGCCGCGCGTACCATCGCCGAGCGCATCGCCGAAGAGATGCAGGTGCCACTCGGGTCGACCGTCGGATACAAGGTGCGCTTCACCGACAAGGTGTCGGAAGACACGCGTGTCGCGCTCATGACGGACGGTATCCTGCTCAACGAGATCCACCGCGACCGCCTTCTGCGTCGCTATGACACGATCATCGTGGACGAGGCGCACGAGCGGTCACTGAACGTGGACTTCTTGATCGGGTACCTCCGCCGCATCCTGCCGAAACGGCCTGATCTCAGGGTGATCGTCACGAGCGCGACGATCGATCCCGAGAGCTTCGCGAAGCACTTCTCGGATGCCGCAGGTGGACCTGCGCCGATCATCGAGGTCTCCGGACGCACGTACCCGGTGGAGATCCGCTACCGCCCCCCGACGGAGTCCTCGACCACCCCCGCCGACGGCGACGACGTGGACGGGATCGTCGCGGCCCTCCGCGAGCTCGACCGCGAGCCGGCGGGCGACGTGCTGGTCTTCCTCCCGGGCGAAGCCGAGATCCGGGATGCGGCAGATGCCGTTCGGGGAATGTACGCGAAGGATGCAGCCCCTACCGAGGTCCTCCCGCTGTACGGCCGGCTGAGCTCGGCCGAGCAGCACCGTGTCTTCGAACGGTCGAGCATCCCCGGCGTACGCCGGCGCGTCATCCTCGCCACCAACGTCGCGGAGACGAGCCTGACCGTTCCCGGCATCCGTTACGTGGTCGACACCGGCAGCGCGCGCATCTCGCGCTACAGCAACCGGACGAAGATCCAGCAGCTGCCCATCGAGGCGATCTCGCAAGCATCGGCGCAGCAGCGCTCAGGTCGCGCCGGACGAACCGCGCCGGGGATAGCGATCCGCCTGTACGCGGAAGAAGACTTCGCGACCCGCGACGAGTTCACCGAGCCCGAGATCCTTCGCACCAGCCTGGCTTCGGTCATCCTGCAGATGCTCTCGCTCGGCTTCGGCGACATCTCGGCGTTTCCGTTCCTCACTCCCCCCGATTCACGAGGGGTGAAGGCGGCGCTCGAGCTGCTCGTCGAACTGGGCGCAGTGCGCCTTTCGACAGGCTCAGCGACCGGAGGTCGGTCGGTGAGCGCCCTTCGACGGGCGCAGGAACCGCGATCTGACGAGACGAAACGCGACACCGACTCGACCTCGACCTCGACCTCGCTGACGGATCTGGGTCGTGAGATCGCGCGTCTGCCGATCGACCCGCGCTTCGCCCGGATCCTCATCGAGGCGAAGCGGGTCGGCGTTCTGCCCGATGTGCTCGCGATCGTGGCCGGCCTGTCCATCCAGGACGTCCGCGAGCGCCCCGAGGAACGCCGCGAAGAGGCCGACCGCATGCACGCCCGCTTCACGGATCCGACAAGCGACTTCCTCAGCCTGCTCAACCTGTGGAACCACCTGCAAGAGCAGCAGGCCGCGCTCGGCTCGAGTGCCTTCCGACGACTGTGCCGTGCCGAGCACCTCAACTACGTGCGGGTGAGGGAATGGGCCGATGTCCACCGGCAGCTGGGCGCGCTCGTCGGAGCGCCGCGACGCACTGCGGAACGGATTCCTTCCGCCGCGGCGCCGGGCGACGCGGCCGACCAGATCCACCGCGCCATTCTGTCCGGCCTGCTGTCGCACATCGGCATCCTCGATGAACGAACCGCGCCGCAGCACAAGCGCCAGGGGGCGGGCGGTGACGCGAAACGCCGCCCCGACCCCCGCGGCAACGACTACATGGGAGCACGCGGCACGCGATTCGCGATCTTCCCTGGCTCGGGGCTGCGCAAGAAGCGCCCATCGGCGGTCATGGCCGCAGAACTGGTCGAGACCTCGAGGCTGTTCGCCCGGACCGTCGCCTCGATCGACCCGGCGTGGGCCGAGGATCTCGCGGGCGATCTCGCGAAGCGCCAGCTGAGCGAGCCGCACTGGTCCAAGGCGGCGGGGGCCGCATCCGCCTACCAGAAGGTGACCCTGTTCGGCGTCGAGATCATCCCGCGCCGGCGCGTGCAGCTGGCCCGCTTCGACCGACCGTTCGCACGTGAGCTGTTCGTGCGACACGCTCTCGTGGAGGGCGACTGGGATGTGACGCACCTCGACAAGCGCCTCACCGCGTTCGAGCGACGCAATCTCGAGCTGCGTCGCCGACTCGAGAAGATCGAGGAGCGCGAGCGTCGCCGCGACATCCTTGTCGGCGATGAGGCCGTCTTCCGGTTCTACGACGCTCGCATCCCGCGCGACGTCTTCGACGCGCGCTCGTTCGAGACATGGTGGCAGGATGCGGCCACCCGCACGCCGCGGCTGCTCGACATGACCGAAGCCGACCTGGTCGACGAGGCGTCGCGCGGTGACGAACGGGACTTCCCGGCGCGTTGGCATCAGTCCGATCAGGTGCTCTCCCTCGCCTATCGTTTCGAGCCCGGTGCATCCGACGACGGGGTGACGGCGATCGTGCCGCTCGCGCTGCTCGCGCAGCTGCGCCCGGAGGGATTCGACTGGCAGGTGCCGGGGATGCGCGACGAACTCATCGCGGCGCTGCTGCGGTCGCTCCCCAAGCCGATTCGCCGCAACGTCGTGCCCGCGGCGGACTGGGCGGCGAAGTTCTCCGACGAGCTCGCCGGCCAAGGCCCCGAATCGCACGACGGGGTGCCGCCGACGCGACTTCTGGACGCGCTCGCGACTCGCATCCAGCGCGTCGCGAATCAACCGGTGACCGCCGCCGACTTCGACCTCGAGCGGGTGCCGGGCCATCTGCGCATCTCGTTCCGGGCGGTCGACGAGCGCGGCCGGCCGGTGGGAACGGATCGCGATCTCGGCGCCCTGCAGAGCCGGCTCGCCGGGCGCGCCCGCGACTCAGTCGCAAAGTCGCTCGCGAGAGCGGACTCGCCCCCATCCCCCGAGTCCCCTCGGTCCTTGAGCAAGCAAAGCGAGACGAAACGTCCCACACCGCGCGCACATGCGGATTCCGGGTTCGCGGAACGCTCGGGCCTCACCGAGTGGTCGTTCGGCGAACTGCCCGAGGTCGTCGACACGCGCGTCGCCGGTGGAGTCGTGCGCGGCTACCCGGCACTCGTCGACGAGGGCGCGACGGTCGCGCTGCGGATCGAGTCCACGCCCGAAGCGGCGGCATCCGCCACGAAGGCGGGCGCGCGGCGGCTCCTGCTCCTCTCGGTCCCCTCGCCGTCGGCCTATGTGCTCGACCACCTCACCGCGAACGAGAAGCTCGCGCTCGCGGCATCCCCCTATCCGTCCGCGAAGGCCCTCGTCGAGGACTGCCGCGTGGCGGTGGCGGATGCCGTCATCGCGCGCACTGGGCTGAACGGGGCTCCGCCCCAAACCCCCGGCTCGCTGACGCACGCCCTCAATGGGGCTCCGCCCCAAACCCCCCGCTCGCTGACGCACGCCCCGGGCGGCGTCATCCGCACCCGTGCTGCATTCGATGCCGCCCGCGACGCGCTGTCGGCGGTTGTCGTCGACGAGCTCTTCCAGGCGGTGTCGCTGACCGCGCGCATCCTCACCGCCGCGCGCGAAGTGGATCGCGCCCTTCGCGCGCAGAACTCGCTCACGCTGCTCGGCGCGCTGAACGACGTGAAGGGCCAGGTCGCCGGCCTGGTCTTCTCAGGATTCGTGTCGCGGACCGGGATCGCGCGGTTGCCGCACCTGCACCGCTACCTGCAGGGCGCTCTGGAACGGGTGCGCGTGCTCGGCGACAACGCCGGCCGTGACCGGCAGCGGATGTCGGAGTTCGAGCGAGTCGCGACGCTGTACACCGAGGCGGGCGGCACCGTGCCGCTGCCCGAGGACGCGTCGCCCGCGCTGGCACACGCACGGTGGCTGCTCGAGGAGTACCGCGTGAGCCTGTTCGCGCAGCAGCTCGGCACGGCCGAGCCGGTGTCTCCGCAGCGGATCCAGAAGGCGTTGCGGGAATAG
- a CDS encoding M20/M25/M40 family metallo-hydrolase has translation MTAAVERFRELLRIPTVSHTDESAVDWSRFDEFRAAIERLYPAMHERLGFDVVDGHSLLYRWPGSVPGEPLVLMAHIDVVPVVDDEWRHPPFAAEIVGDGPDAAIHARGAIDDKGSLVAILEAVDALVTGDFTPERDVYLAFGHNEETAGGGAQAIAALLAERGIRPALVLDEGGAVVEGAIPGVAVPTAMVGVAERGVMTLVMSAHEGGGHASTPSAFPATARLARAIHRLHRHPFPVRLSPPVRAMLATVAPRAPQPLRTVFQSLRLTGPLVARVLARLGPETNAIVRTTAVATELSGAPGENVLATTARAAVNIRLLTGDSIAGAVEHVRRIIADPAVQLEVRHASEPSPVSPWKGEAWRRLATAVTTSLGADVVTTPYLQLGASDSRWFTTVSEHVYRFTPFHLTRSERDALHAHDERIRVDVWLRGIEFYRALIASS, from the coding sequence GTGACCGCCGCCGTCGAACGCTTTCGCGAACTGCTGCGCATCCCCACCGTGTCGCACACCGACGAGTCCGCGGTGGACTGGTCCCGGTTCGACGAATTCCGCGCGGCCATCGAGCGCCTCTATCCCGCCATGCATGAGCGGCTCGGGTTCGACGTCGTCGACGGGCATTCGCTGCTGTACCGCTGGCCGGGCTCCGTGCCGGGCGAGCCGCTCGTGCTCATGGCGCACATCGACGTGGTGCCCGTCGTCGACGACGAGTGGCGGCATCCGCCGTTCGCAGCCGAGATCGTGGGCGATGGGCCGGATGCCGCCATCCACGCGCGCGGCGCGATCGACGACAAAGGCTCTCTCGTGGCGATCCTCGAAGCCGTCGACGCCCTCGTCACTGGGGACTTCACCCCCGAGCGCGACGTCTACTTGGCGTTCGGGCACAACGAGGAGACCGCGGGCGGGGGAGCGCAGGCGATCGCGGCGCTCCTGGCCGAGCGCGGCATCCGCCCGGCGCTCGTCCTCGACGAAGGCGGCGCGGTGGTCGAGGGCGCGATCCCCGGGGTCGCGGTGCCGACCGCCATGGTGGGCGTTGCAGAGCGCGGCGTGATGACGCTCGTCATGTCGGCGCACGAAGGCGGCGGGCATGCCTCGACGCCGTCGGCGTTCCCGGCGACGGCGCGCCTGGCGCGGGCGATCCACCGGCTTCACCGGCATCCGTTTCCGGTGCGCCTGTCACCGCCGGTCCGCGCCATGCTCGCGACCGTTGCCCCGCGGGCCCCGCAGCCGCTGCGGACGGTCTTTCAGAGCCTCCGCCTCACAGGGCCGCTCGTCGCCCGCGTGCTGGCGCGGCTCGGCCCGGAGACGAATGCGATCGTCCGCACCACGGCGGTGGCGACCGAGTTGAGCGGTGCACCGGGCGAGAACGTCCTCGCCACGACGGCGCGCGCCGCGGTCAACATCCGGCTGCTCACCGGCGACTCGATCGCCGGGGCGGTCGAGCACGTGCGCCGCATCATCGCCGATCCAGCGGTGCAGCTGGAGGTGCGACACGCGTCGGAGCCGTCGCCGGTGTCACCGTGGAAGGGGGAGGCATGGCGTCGGCTCGCCACCGCGGTCACGACATCGCTCGGGGCCGACGTCGTGACGACTCCGTATCTGCAGCTCGGGGCGAGCGACAGCCGCTGGTTCACGACGGTGAGCGAGCACGTCTATCGCTTCACGCCGTTCCACCTCACGAGGTCGGAGCGCGACGCGCTGCACGCCCACGATGAGCGCATCCGCGTCGACGTGTGGCTGCGGGGGATCGAGTTCTACCGCGCGCTGATCGCGTCGAGCTGA